TCGACCGTGTAGGCGGTCCCCTGTTCGCCCGAGATCACGCCGGTGTGGCCGTTGAACCGGGGGTGGAACCGACCGTCGGGGACGCTGGCGTCGATCTTGAGGTGGACGCGCTGGCCCTCCTCGTACTCGGCGACGGCGCGCTGTGGCGGGGAGGTCCCACGCTCACGCGGGTGGTTCGAGAGCTTCTTACGTGTGCCGTTGAGGGGTCCGTTTGAACTCGGCATAGTCGTACCGACGAATTACCCCGTGACGGTTATAAATCCCACCTTTTAGCACGCGCCCTTTGCTGTGCTCACTCGCTTCGTTCGCTAGCAGAACCTGCACCGAAACGATCCTCGCTCCCTACGGTCGCTCGCGGAGACTGCACTAATACCCGGTCAGCTCCGTCGCCGCAGGAACCCCCGGTAGTTCAATCGGGGCTCGGGGATCGGGCGGACGATCCCGAACCACACACGATAAAGAAGCGTGCCGAGCACGCTCCCGAACCCGAACGACCACTCGAACTCGGGATCGAGTTTGCGAACGAGGAGGTTCCAGCCGATCGCGAACAGGAGCTGTCGCGTACGGCTCCGACGAATCCCCCCGATGTCGTGGTCGTCGGTGTATGAGAGTACGACTGCCGATATCGCCCCTGAGATGGTCTGTCGAAGCGAAAACGCCTCCGGCCCTGGGATTTCGTCGTACTGACGCTGTAACCGTCGGCCGGAGAGGACTGCGATCAGACCGAACAGCGCCATGCCGACCTCGAACACGAGGACCTTCGTTTCCGTTCGCATACACTGTGTTGTTTCTGTACTACTCATAGGAGTTTCGGCCAGCTGACGACAAGAGTAATCGGCCCCGCCGTTCGAGGGGGAGTATGGGCGACTCCAACGAACCTACCGCGAAGCGAATCGAGACCCGGGCGATCCACGCCGGACAGGACCCTGATGAAGAAACCGGCGCGCTGATGACGCCGATCCACGCCAACTCCACGTACGTCCAGGACGGGCCCGGCGACCACCGGGGCTACGAGTACTCCCGCACCGGGAATCCCACCCGCACCGACCTGGAGGCGAACCTCGCCTCGCTCGAGGGCGGGGAGTTCGGCCGCGCCTTCTCCTCGGGGATGGGCGCGATCAACACCGTGATGAACCTGCTCGAGTCTGGCGATCACGTCGTCACCGGCGAGGACGTCTACGGCGGCACCCACCGCATCTTCACGCAGGTCTACGAGGAGTACGACGTCGAGTTCACGTTCGTCGACATGACCGACCTCTCGGAGATCGAGGCCGCGTTCCGGGAGAACACCGAACTGCTCTGGCTCGAGACGCCGACCAACCCCCTGATGAGCGTCGTCGACATCGCGGGCGCAAGCGAGATCGCGGCGGCGAACGACGCGCTGTGTGCGATCGACAACACCTTCGCCACGCCGTATCTCCAGCGCCCGCTCGAGCTCGGTGCGGACATCGTCTGTCACTCGCTGACGAAGTATCTCGGCGGGCACTCGGACGTGGTCGCCGGCGCGCTCGTCACCGACGACGCGGAGCTCGACGAACGGATCGGCTTCTATCAGAACTCCGTGGGCGCGACGCCCGGCCCCTTCGACTGCTTTCTGGTGCTCCGGGGCACGAAGACCCTCCCCGTGAGGATGGATCGTCACTGCGAGAACGCCCGGCAGATCGCAACGTGGCTCGACGACCAGGATGCCATCGACCGGGTGTTCTACCCCGGGCTCGAATCGCACCCGGGCCACGAGGTCGCCGCCGAACAGATGGACGACTTCGGCGGGATGCTCAGCTTCGAGCTCGACGGCTCGCTCGAACAGGCGAGCACCCTGGTGACCGAGACGGAGGTCTTCACGCTCGCGGAGAGCCTCGGTGGCGTCGAGAGTTTGATCGAACAGCCCGCGCCGATGACCCACGCCGCGATCCCGAAGGAGGAACGGATCGCAGCCGGGTTGACCGACAGTCTGATCCGGGTGAGCGTCGGCCTCGAGAGCGTCGAGGACCAGATCGCGGATCTTGAACAGGCGATCGAGGCGGCTCGGAAGTAAACGAACGGGTGGATATCGACGCTCGATATTTTTAATCGCTATATTATTCGGAGAATTCAAGTTCGGATGGCGGCCCCGTGCGAAAAATACACAATCCTTAAGTATGGATGTCGACGTCTATCGAACATAATGCAACGTCGAACATTTCTCCGAGGGACGGGGGCCGTCTCTACGGGGGCATTGGTGGGGTTAGCGGGCTGTGCCGGCGACAACGGCAACGGAGATGACGACTTCCCGAGTGAATCGCTCACTTGGATGATCCCTTGGTCGGAGGGCGGCGGAACCGACACCTACGCCCGCCAGCTCGCGCCGCTCATGGAGGAGCCCCTCGGGGAGTCGATCGAGATCGACAACCGGCCCGGCGCCGGCAGCCTCGTGGGTAGCGAATGGCTCTACGAGCAGGAGAACGACGGACACACGTTCGGGACGGTCAACACGCCCGGCTGGGAGTTCACCTGGCGCGTCGAGGAAGTCGAGGCCTGGGAGCCCGCCGACTTCGAACCGATCAGCTACTCGGGGGTGTTCGGGTATACGATCATCGTCAACGACAACCACGACATCAACGACTTCGCGGAGCTACAGGACGCCTACGCGGATGGTGAAATCGACAACTTCGCCTACCAGGGCGTCGGCAGCGACAGTCACATGATCTCGCTGCTGCTGCGCGACGAGTACGACCTCGAGTGGGGCAACATCGTGCCCTACGACGGCGGCGGCCCCGTCAACGAGGCGGTCATCTCCGACGAGGTCCCCGCGGGGATCGCGACCAACACCTCGGCGGGCGATGCCGTCGAGTCGGGCAACGTCAGCGCGATCGTCAACCTGATGGACATCGACCTCCCCACCTTCCCCGACATCGACGAGATCACGAACTACGGGGACAGCCTGGCGTACATCACCGAGTTCCGCCAGACCCAGGTCGCCCCGCCGGACACCGATGAGGACGTCCGCCAGGAGATCGCCGACGCGGTCGAGGAGGCCGCCTCCAGCGACGAGGCGCAGGAATGGGCCGAGGAGACGGGCAACGTCCTCGAGTTCGGCGGCATCGAGGACGCTCAAGAGGCCCTCGAGGGCACCGTCGAGGAGCTCGAGGAGAACGTCGACTTCGAGGAGTTCCGCCAGCAGGTCGAGGAGACCGACGAGGAAGAGCAGGGTTGATCGGGCCGGAGCGATCCGACTCGCGCCGAACACGCATCCAGGACGGATACCCTATGATCTCATAAGATGGGACTGGCGACCAAGCTGCTCGGCGAGCGACCGACGATGGAGCACGTCCTGCTCGTGCTGTTTCTCGGCGTCGGGGTCTACATGTACGTCGGGGCGAGCGAGTTCGCCTCGGACGCCGCGACGTTCCCGCGACTGCTCGCCGGGGCGACGGTCGTGTTCTCGGTGCTGCTCCTCGCCCGAAACTACCTGCCCGGTCCGATCCGGTCGTTCGTCGCCGAGCCGATGCAGGTTCTCGGCGAGGACGAGATGGACGCGACAGAGGGGGCGGACGGCGAGGGCTCGGAACCGGCCGAATCGGCCGAAACGGGTGCGAGCGGCGGCTACACCTACGACATCGACGACCCACGGGGACCTGCGGTCACCGGCGCGCTCTGTGTACTCTACATGGGGTTGACCTTCGTCGTCGGGATGCTGTACGCGACGCCGATCTTCGTCGCCGCCTACGCGATCTGGGCGCGAATGGAGCTCCCGAGGGCCGGCGCGCTCACCGTTCTGAGCTTCGCCACCGCCTACGCGTTCTACGCGCTCATCTCGGGTGACATCGCGATCGGCTGGTACACCGGCTGGAGGCTACCGGTCCCATGAGCGTCGAGACCCTGCTGGGCGCGATCGACGTCCTCCTGACCGCGGAGACGCTGTTCTGGATCGTCACCGGGATCCTCGTGGGGATCCTCGTCGGCGCGCTTCCGGGGCTCGGACCGCCGCTTGGGATGGCGATCATCCTCCCGCTGACGCTCCCGATGACCCCCGAGAACGCGATCATCCTGCTGATCGGCGTCTATAGCGGGTCGATGTACGGCGGATCAATCGCCGCCGTCCTCATCAACACGCCGGGGGTATCGTCCTCCGCGGCGACGATGTTCGACGGCTACCCGATGTCCAAACAGGGGAAGGCAGCGACGGCGTTGTCGATCTCCGCGACCGCCTCCGCGGTCGCCGGCTTCTTCACCATCACGGCGCTGATCCTCTTCTCGCCGGTCCTCATCGAGATGGTGCTCCGGGTGGGGACGCCCGAACGGTTCCTCGTCGCAATCCTCGGGCTCGCGATGATCACCGTCGTCACCCGCGGCTCGATCGCGAAGGGGCTGCTCGCGGGCGCGGCCGGGCTTCTCGTCACGACAGTCGGCGCGGCCCCGATGACGCTCGACCGGCGCTACGCCGAGAGCCTGCTTCTGTACGACGGTATCGACTTCGTGGCCGTGCTGATCGGGCTCTTCGCGATCGCGGAGATGATGAAGCTCGCCGGCCAGGAGGGCGGCATCGCGGAGGGCGCAGTCGAGATCGGCGGCAACGTCAGGGAAGGGGCAATCGAGACGCTCAGACACCCGGTCATGCTGATCAAGTCCGGCCTGATCGGAATGGGCGTCGGCGCGATCCCCGGTGCGGGCGCGACGGTGTCTAACTTCGTCGCCTACTCCGAGGCCGTACGGTCCTCGGACGACCCCGACTCCTTTGGCTCGGGCAACCCGTTGGGGGTGATGGCCAGCGAGGCCTCGAACAACGGAACGGTGGCAGGATCGCTCGTGCCCGCGATCTCCTTCGGGATCCCCGGCAGTTCCTCGACGGCGGTGTTGATCGGCGGGCTGCTCATGCACGGACTACGGCCCGGCCCGAGCATGTTCGAGGCCGACGGCGAGCTCATGCTCACCTACACGATGCTGCTCGCGTTGCTCGTGGGCAACGTGATCATCCTCGCGTTCGGGCTCACGATGGTCACCCGGCTGGGCTACCTCACGAAGATCGACACGAACTACATCATCCCGATGGTCGTCGTGCTCTCCTTTCTGGGGACCTACGCCCTGCGGGTCAACCCCATCGACATCGTGACGATCATCGTCTTCGGCGTGATCGGCTTCTACATGGTGCGGTACAACTACTCGGTGATCGCGTTCGTCCTCGGGGTCGTTCTGGGGGACATCGCCGAGGAGAACCTCTATCGCTCCCTGCAGCTCTCGGACGGCGACTGGGCGATCTTCGTCAACCCCTTCGAGTACGGCCGGTGGCTCTCGCCGATCCTCGTGGCCGTGATCTGTGCGATCCTCTTCGGACCGTTCCTGAAGGGCTGGGTCGACGACCGGCGAAGCTCGACCGGCGAGTGATCCCGTTCCTGGTACTCAGACCGGCGCCCGCTCGCTCAACAGCAACTGGAGCCCGAAGCCGACGAGCACCGACCCCGAGACCCACCTGACCGCGTCCGCGACCGCCGGCCGGCGTTCGATCAGGCGTCGGCCCCGCCCGCGAGGACCGCGACGAGCGCGAGGTAGCCGATCGTCAGCAGGGAGTAGAGCGCGCCGAGCAGCCCCATCTGGAGCGAGGCGGCCGTCCCCGTCTCGACGAACTGGGGGAGGAACGCGAGGAAGAACAGCGCGACCTGCGGGTTGAGCACGTTGACGGTGAGCCCGCCGGTGAACGTCCCCGCGGCCGTGTACTCGGTCGTCGTCGATCCGAGCTCGAACGCCTCGCGCCGCCTGAGTGTCCGGACGCCGAGGTAGATCAGATACAGCGCGCCCGCGTACTTCAGCAGGGCGAACGCCAGCGCGGAGGTCCGAAGCAGGACCGAGAGGCCGAGGACGGCCGCGGCCGTGTGGACGAGGATGCCGGTGCTCGTCCCCAGGGCGGCGGCCAGACCCGTGGCGTGGCCGGCGGCGACGCTCCGCGTGAGGACGTAGATCGAGTCGGGCCCCGGCGAGACGACGAGCGCGAGCGAGGCGGCGAGGAAGACGGCGAGAACGGAGGAGTCGAGCATGGCGTGTGCGCGTCCTGATCTCTGCGACGCCATCGGCATAAACGGTGGCGTCAGCGACCGGCTGTGGACGGCGAAACTGACGATGGCCTCGCTCAGCGGGCGCCGATCCGGCGCCCGCTGAGCGAACGGGGAAAGGCTGGTTTCCCTAAGCGAGCGGTTGCGATCGCAACCGCTCGCAAACGGTCCTGGTGGTCTCGAAAATCGCTGCGCGATTTTCTGGACCCAGAAAGGCCGCAAAGCGGCCTTTCTTAGGAAATGAAAAGGGCGAGCAGGGCGAGATTGCTTCGCAATCTCGCTTGCGAACGGGACGCGAAGCGTCCCGTGAGGAACGCACGCCAGTGCGTTCCGAGGGCTTTCGTTAGATGCGACCGACGTTCTGGACTTCGACGCTCTCGACGCCCTCGACCTCCGAGAAGCGCTCCTCGACGGCCTCCGTCCCGCCTGCATCGTCGGGGACGATCACGGTCGGGAGCAGCGCCACGAGGCCGAAGGCGACGTCGTCGCGCTCGAACCCGTTGATCTTCGCGCCCTCGGGCAGCGAGCCTTCCAGTCGGTCCTGGAGCTCGTCGAGGTCGATCTCCGGGTCCTGGGGCATGACCTTGAGCTTGGCGGCGACCTTTCCCATCGTTATGGTCCGGTGAAGCCGCAGTCGGGACACTCGTAGAGGTTGCTCTGCTTGCGACATTTCGCACAGCGGTAGATCTGGGTTCCACACTCGGGACACGCGAACCGGGCGGCATTGGTTCCCGAGATGTTGATCCCGCACGAGACGCATTTCCGCGCTCGCTTCTGTTGGGACTGACTCATGGACCCCACTTTCGTCGCGTCGCTTTTAACCGTTGTCGTTCGGCGTCGACGCCGACCGAAACCGGACGCCGGCCCGGCTACAGGGGGAGCAGGAGGGCGTACAGCAGCGCCATCACGGTCAGTGCGAGCACGACGTGTGCGAGGACCAGCAGCGGACCGGTGATCCCGAGGACGATACGTTCGATCCGGTCGATCTCGCGCCCGAACAGCCGCCGTTCCGCTTGTGCGATAGCCATCGTGGTCACCTTCCAGTTAGGCATAGGCCATGCTACCGGAACAACCCCTCCGGCGATTCTCAGGCGCTGGGAACACGGAGCTGATCGTAGGAGATCCGGCCAGCCACGGAGGACGGGTAGATCAGTAGTACCACAGTCCAATAGGAACGATCAACACCCCCATCAGATGGACACGGTTCGCGCCGAACCGGGTCGGAACGAACCCGATGAGCGCGCTCACGAGGAAGACGACGACGCCGACCGCGCCCGCGAAGAGGTACGACAGCCCGACGAGCAGACAGAGGATGACCACACAGAGCTTCGCGTAGTCGACGGTGCCGATGGCCCGCAGATACCAGTCGCCGACGACCAGCACGAGGACGAACCCGATCGCGGCCGCGATGGCGACGGCCGAGAGGAGCACCGGGAGGTTCAGTGGGACCTCCGCGCGTTCGACCGCCACCAGCACGCCCGTTCGGGGCGCCCCGAGCGCCACCAGCGCGAACAGCGCGAAGATCGTGTTGGCGGTGTTGACCCCGCTGGTCGCGATCACGAACCCGCGATCCCCGCTCGATCCCGGCAGCGCCAGCAGCGCGATGACGGCCGCGATCGCACTTGAGACGCCCGGCAGGTAGCCCACGACCGCCCCCGCGACCGCGCCGGCCGCCGCCGGCAACAGCACTGCCCGGCGGGGGATCGTGATGGTGTCGTCGGTCTGCTCGGGGATGCCGTCCCCGCCCATCGCGTCGACCAGGATCGGCGCGCCGAACAGACCGGCGAACAGCGGCGCGAGGATGTCGCCGTGAAGCGGGGCCGCGGGGTCGAGATCGAGCGCCGCGACACCCAGCAGGCCGCTGATCGAAAAGGCTAGCAGTCCGCCGACGAGCCCCGACAGCGAGTTCTCGGTCAGCAGCATGATCGCCACGACGGTGCCCAACACCAACGCCATGTGCTCGACGAGCGTCGGCCAGGCCTCGACCATCACCAGCGTGATCGGGATCGCGAGCGGGACGGCAAAGACGACGGCCAGCGCGCTGCCCATCGCCGAGAGCCGCAGTGCCTCGTAGCCCCTCCCTTCGAGCACCAGTCGGTGGCCGGGAAGCGCCATCACCGCCATGTCCGCGTCGGGAACCCCCAGTGCGAGCGCCGGCACCACGTCCAGGAAGGTGTGGACGACGCCGGCCGAAAGCATCGCGGCGCCGACCAACAGCGGCGGGCCGGGTACCAGTGGTGCCATCCCCGCGAGGATCAGCGCGAAGTTGTTCGCGTGCAGCCCCGGCGTCAGCCCGCTCAGCGTGCCCAGCAGGGCGCCGCCCAGCACGAAGGCCAGCGCCTGCAGCGCGAAGGAGGGGTCGCTCGAAAGGGTGACGCCGAGGTCCATCGCACCTGGTGGGACCCTGCCGGTATTTGAACCTCAGGACGGCACCGCCGCTGGCGGATGGAAAAACAAAGGGGAAAACTGGGTGTCGAGGCGTCTAACCGAACAGCTGGCCGAGGCCTTCGCCGCCGTCGCCCTCGTCCTCGTCGTCGTCCTCCTCTTCGGCTTCGGCCTCCTCGGCCTCGTCCTCGCCGCCCTCGTCGGCCTCCTCGTCCGCATCGCCCGCGGCGGCCGCGCCGCCCGAGGCCCCGCCCGCTGCGGGGACTGCGGCGGCCTGCTCGACGGCCTCCTCGATGTCGACGTCCTCGAGTGCGGCGACGAGCGCCTTCACTCGCGACTCCTCGACGTCGGTGCCC
The sequence above is a segment of the Halalkalicoccus tibetensis genome. Coding sequences within it:
- a CDS encoding elongation factor 1-beta; its protein translation is MGKVAAKLKVMPQDPEIDLDELQDRLEGSLPEGAKINGFERDDVAFGLVALLPTVIVPDDAGGTEAVEERFSEVEGVESVEVQNVGRI
- a CDS encoding substrate-binding domain-containing protein → MQRRTFLRGTGAVSTGALVGLAGCAGDNGNGDDDFPSESLTWMIPWSEGGGTDTYARQLAPLMEEPLGESIEIDNRPGAGSLVGSEWLYEQENDGHTFGTVNTPGWEFTWRVEEVEAWEPADFEPISYSGVFGYTIIVNDNHDINDFAELQDAYADGEIDNFAYQGVGSDSHMISLLLRDEYDLEWGNIVPYDGGGPVNEAVISDEVPAGIATNTSAGDAVESGNVSAIVNLMDIDLPTFPDIDEITNYGDSLAYITEFRQTQVAPPDTDEDVRQEIADAVEEAASSDEAQEWAEETGNVLEFGGIEDAQEALEGTVEELEENVDFEEFRQQVEETDEEEQG
- a CDS encoding LysE family translocator, which gives rise to MLDSSVLAVFLAASLALVVSPGPDSIYVLTRSVAAGHATGLAAALGTSTGILVHTAAAVLGLSVLLRTSALAFALLKYAGALYLIYLGVRTLRRREAFELGSTTTEYTAAGTFTGGLTVNVLNPQVALFFLAFLPQFVETGTAASLQMGLLGALYSLLTIGYLALVAVLAGGADA
- a CDS encoding tripartite tricarboxylate transporter permease translates to MSVETLLGAIDVLLTAETLFWIVTGILVGILVGALPGLGPPLGMAIILPLTLPMTPENAIILLIGVYSGSMYGGSIAAVLINTPGVSSSAATMFDGYPMSKQGKAATALSISATASAVAGFFTITALILFSPVLIEMVLRVGTPERFLVAILGLAMITVVTRGSIAKGLLAGAAGLLVTTVGAAPMTLDRRYAESLLLYDGIDFVAVLIGLFAIAEMMKLAGQEGGIAEGAVEIGGNVREGAIETLRHPVMLIKSGLIGMGVGAIPGAGATVSNFVAYSEAVRSSDDPDSFGSGNPLGVMASEASNNGTVAGSLVPAISFGIPGSSSTAVLIGGLLMHGLRPGPSMFEADGELMLTYTMLLALLVGNVIILAFGLTMVTRLGYLTKIDTNYIIPMVVVLSFLGTYALRVNPIDIVTIIVFGVIGFYMVRYNYSVIAFVLGVVLGDIAEENLYRSLQLSDGDWAIFVNPFEYGRWLSPILVAVICAILFGPFLKGWVDDRRSSTGE
- a CDS encoding tripartite tricarboxylate transporter TctB family protein encodes the protein MGLATKLLGERPTMEHVLLVLFLGVGVYMYVGASEFASDAATFPRLLAGATVVFSVLLLARNYLPGPIRSFVAEPMQVLGEDEMDATEGADGEGSEPAESAETGASGGYTYDIDDPRGPAVTGALCVLYMGLTFVVGMLYATPIFVAAYAIWARMELPRAGALTVLSFATAYAFYALISGDIAIGWYTGWRLPVP
- the rpl12p gene encoding 50S ribosomal protein P1, with the protein product MEYVYAALILNETGAEINEDNLTEVLEAAGTDVEESRVKALVAALEDVDIEEAVEQAAAVPAAGGASGGAAAAGDADEEADEGGEDEAEEAEAEEEDDDEDEGDGGEGLGQLFG
- a CDS encoding tripartite tricarboxylate transporter permease, producing the protein MDLGVTLSSDPSFALQALAFVLGGALLGTLSGLTPGLHANNFALILAGMAPLVPGPPLLVGAAMLSAGVVHTFLDVVPALALGVPDADMAVMALPGHRLVLEGRGYEALRLSAMGSALAVVFAVPLAIPITLVMVEAWPTLVEHMALVLGTVVAIMLLTENSLSGLVGGLLAFSISGLLGVAALDLDPAAPLHGDILAPLFAGLFGAPILVDAMGGDGIPEQTDDTITIPRRAVLLPAAAGAVAGAVVGYLPGVSSAIAAVIALLALPGSSGDRGFVIATSGVNTANTIFALFALVALGAPRTGVLVAVERAEVPLNLPVLLSAVAIAAAIGFVLVLVVGDWYLRAIGTVDYAKLCVVILCLLVGLSYLFAGAVGVVVFLVSALIGFVPTRFGANRVHLMGVLIVPIGLWYY
- a CDS encoding 50S ribosomal protein L21e produces the protein MPSSNGPLNGTRKKLSNHPRERGTSPPQRAVAEYEEGQRVHLKIDASVPDGRFHPRFNGHTGVISGEQGTAYTVEITDGGKEKTIIAKPAHLRAQE
- a CDS encoding cystathionine gamma-synthase, translated to MGDSNEPTAKRIETRAIHAGQDPDEETGALMTPIHANSTYVQDGPGDHRGYEYSRTGNPTRTDLEANLASLEGGEFGRAFSSGMGAINTVMNLLESGDHVVTGEDVYGGTHRIFTQVYEEYDVEFTFVDMTDLSEIEAAFRENTELLWLETPTNPLMSVVDIAGASEIAAANDALCAIDNTFATPYLQRPLELGADIVCHSLTKYLGGHSDVVAGALVTDDAELDERIGFYQNSVGATPGPFDCFLVLRGTKTLPVRMDRHCENARQIATWLDDQDAIDRVFYPGLESHPGHEVAAEQMDDFGGMLSFELDGSLEQASTLVTETEVFTLAESLGGVESLIEQPAPMTHAAIPKEERIAAGLTDSLIRVSVGLESVEDQIADLEQAIEAARK
- a CDS encoding HVO_2753 family zinc finger protein; amino-acid sequence: MSQSQQKRARKCVSCGINISGTNAARFACPECGTQIYRCAKCRKQSNLYECPDCGFTGP